A portion of the Saimiri boliviensis isolate mSaiBol1 chromosome 1, mSaiBol1.pri, whole genome shotgun sequence genome contains these proteins:
- the LOC101044681 gene encoding ATP-dependent RNA helicase DDX19B isoform X2, with translation MGFNRPSKIQENALPLMLAEPPQNLIAQSQSGTGKTAAFVLAMLSQVEPTNKYPQCLCLSPTYELALQTGKVIEQMGKFYPALKLAYAVRGNKLERGQKISEQIVIGTPGTVLDWCSKLKFIDPKKIKVFVLDEADVMIATQGHQDQSIRIQRMLPRNCQMLLFSATFEDSVWKFAQKVVPDPNVIKLKREEETLDTIKQYYVLCSSRDEKFQALCNLYGAITIAQAMIFCHTRKTASWLAAELSKEGHQVALLSGEMMVEQRAAVIERFREGKEKVLVTTNVCARGIDVEQVSVVINFDIPVDKDGNPDNETYLHRIGRTGRFGKRGLAVNMVDSKHSMNILNRIQEHFNKKIERLDTDDLDEIEKIAN, from the exons ATGGGTTTCAATCGTCCATCCAAGATACAAGAGAATGCATTGCCACTGATGCTGGCTGAGCC CCCACAGAATTTAATTGCCCAATCTCAGTCTGGTACTGGCAAAACAGCTGCCTTTGTGCTGGCCATGCTTAGCCAAGTAGAACCTACAAACAAATACCCCCAG TGTCTGTGCCTCTCCCCAACATATGAGCTCGCCCTCCAAACAGGAAAAGTGATTGAACAAATGGGCAAATTTTACCCTGCACTGAAGCTAGCTTATGCTGTTCGAGGCAATAAAT TGGAAAGAGGCCAGAAGATCAGTGAGCAGATTGTCATTGGCACCCCTGGGACCGTGCTGGACTGGTGCTCCAAGCTCAAGTTCATTGATCCCAAGAAAATCAAGGTGTTTGTTCTGGATGAGGCTGATGTCATGATAGCCACTCAGGGCCACCAGGATCAGAGCATCCGCATCCAGAG GATGCTACCCAGGAACTGCCAGATGCTGCTTTTCTCCGCCACCTTTGAAGACTCTGTGTGGAAGTTTGCCCAGAAAGTGGTCCCAGACCCAAACGTTATCAAACTGAAGCGTGAGGAAGAGACCCTGGACACCATCAAACAGTACTATGTCCTGTGCAGCAGCAGAGACGAGAAGTTCCAGGCCCTGTGTAACCTCTATGGGGCCATCACCATTGCTCAAGCCATGATCTTCTGCCAT ACTCGCAAAACAGCTAGCTGGCTGGCAGCAGAGCTCTCAAAAGAAGGCCACCAGGTGGCTCTGCTGAGTGGAGAGATGATGGTGGAGCAGAGGGCCGCAGTGATTGAGCGCTTCCGAGAGGGCAAAGAGAAGGTTCTGGTGACCACCAACGTGTGTGCCCGTG GGATCGATGTTGAACAAGTGTCCGTCGTTATCAACTTTGATATTCCCGTGGACAAGGACGGGAACCCTGACAACGAGACCTACCTACACCGGATCGGGCGCACGGGCCGCTTTGGCAAGAGGGGCCTGGCAGTGAACATGGTGGACAGCAAGCACAGCATGAACATTCTGAACAGAATCCAGGAGCATTTTA ATAAGAAGATAGAAAGATTGGACACGGATGATTTGGATGAGATCGAGAAAATAGCCAACTGA
- the LOC101044681 gene encoding ATP-dependent RNA helicase DDX19B isoform X1, giving the protein MATDSWALAVDEQEAAAESLSNLHLKEEKIKPDANGAVVKTSANAEKTEEEEKEDRAAQSLLNKLIRSNLVDNTNQVEVLQRDPNSPLYSVKSFEELRLKPQLLQGVYAMGFNRPSKIQENALPLMLAEPPQNLIAQSQSGTGKTAAFVLAMLSQVEPTNKYPQCLCLSPTYELALQTGKVIEQMGKFYPALKLAYAVRGNKLERGQKISEQIVIGTPGTVLDWCSKLKFIDPKKIKVFVLDEADVMIATQGHQDQSIRIQRMLPRNCQMLLFSATFEDSVWKFAQKVVPDPNVIKLKREEETLDTIKQYYVLCSSRDEKFQALCNLYGAITIAQAMIFCHTRKTASWLAAELSKEGHQVALLSGEMMVEQRAAVIERFREGKEKVLVTTNVCARGIDVEQVSVVINFDIPVDKDGNPDNETYLHRIGRTGRFGKRGLAVNMVDSKHSMNILNRIQEHFNKKIERLDTDDLDEIEKIAN; this is encoded by the exons ATGGCCACTGACTCCTGGGCCCTGGCGGTCGACGAGCAGGAAGCGGCAGCCGAGTCG TTGAGCAACTTGCAtcttaaggaagagaaaatcaaaccagATGCCAATG GTGCTGTTGTCAAGACCAGTGCCAAcgcagagaagacagaagaagaagagaaag AAGATAGAGCTGCCCAGTCCTTACTCAACAAGCTGATCAGAAGCAACCTCGTCGATAACACAAACCAAGTGGAAGTCCTACAGCGGGATCCAAACTCCCCACTGTACTCGGTGAAGTCTTTTGAAGAGCTTCGGCT GAAACCACAGCTTCTCCAAGGAGTCTATGCTATGGGTTTCAATCGTCCATCCAAGATACAAGAGAATGCATTGCCACTGATGCTGGCTGAGCC CCCACAGAATTTAATTGCCCAATCTCAGTCTGGTACTGGCAAAACAGCTGCCTTTGTGCTGGCCATGCTTAGCCAAGTAGAACCTACAAACAAATACCCCCAG TGTCTGTGCCTCTCCCCAACATATGAGCTCGCCCTCCAAACAGGAAAAGTGATTGAACAAATGGGCAAATTTTACCCTGCACTGAAGCTAGCTTATGCTGTTCGAGGCAATAAAT TGGAAAGAGGCCAGAAGATCAGTGAGCAGATTGTCATTGGCACCCCTGGGACCGTGCTGGACTGGTGCTCCAAGCTCAAGTTCATTGATCCCAAGAAAATCAAGGTGTTTGTTCTGGATGAGGCTGATGTCATGATAGCCACTCAGGGCCACCAGGATCAGAGCATCCGCATCCAGAG GATGCTACCCAGGAACTGCCAGATGCTGCTTTTCTCCGCCACCTTTGAAGACTCTGTGTGGAAGTTTGCCCAGAAAGTGGTCCCAGACCCAAACGTTATCAAACTGAAGCGTGAGGAAGAGACCCTGGACACCATCAAACAGTACTATGTCCTGTGCAGCAGCAGAGACGAGAAGTTCCAGGCCCTGTGTAACCTCTATGGGGCCATCACCATTGCTCAAGCCATGATCTTCTGCCAT ACTCGCAAAACAGCTAGCTGGCTGGCAGCAGAGCTCTCAAAAGAAGGCCACCAGGTGGCTCTGCTGAGTGGAGAGATGATGGTGGAGCAGAGGGCCGCAGTGATTGAGCGCTTCCGAGAGGGCAAAGAGAAGGTTCTGGTGACCACCAACGTGTGTGCCCGTG GGATCGATGTTGAACAAGTGTCCGTCGTTATCAACTTTGATATTCCCGTGGACAAGGACGGGAACCCTGACAACGAGACCTACCTACACCGGATCGGGCGCACGGGCCGCTTTGGCAAGAGGGGCCTGGCAGTGAACATGGTGGACAGCAAGCACAGCATGAACATTCTGAACAGAATCCAGGAGCATTTTA ATAAGAAGATAGAAAGATTGGACACGGATGATTTGGATGAGATCGAGAAAATAGCCAACTGA